From a single Gadus morhua chromosome 3, gadMor3.0, whole genome shotgun sequence genomic region:
- the mief2 gene encoding mitochondrial dynamics protein MID49, with translation MDFRSGRRKGEEGIAVVIDFLLTNARLVLGVGGAALLGIATLVVKRLIERAGRASEDEKVEQKMVESWEELASASPTLIGKSLEGVVMKEVAKAAKQQRADLCEKSSLDIQPKSDVKPKKLQLCALTLQERLLQFYYTRAQLSPVEVRRVQSLALDICTEIQGFLHTRHPDMPLGEMSLGGSLLDDLEVVRADHACLLVPLQVEASLWRLIPGEETLLTHPLHWMVRRINLEYFPRGRSYWDRFLVGGYLSSEALVNMLSKTVMETMNWPSISSHLDCLVRPVLGGPELSLEIRPEDPEGGGKGSGTPPLFISMIPVLREEDVVLTGQPQLTTPWVNAWHLSLYPWETRRLAQLDESDSGCRRNVLKTLKAVCKLNPALRPMPSAPLANLILHLSERESDWSDGSLEVRFQQCITELIGYLEQGALHSYFKPVVNLLGSLSEDQVDQMGFMLYCAMSEPEILLI, from the exons ATGGACTTTCGTAGcggcagaaggaaaggagaagagGGCATTGCTGTGGTGATCGACTTCTTGCTAACTAACGCCCGATTAGTTTTAGGAGTCGGCGGTGCTGCGCTGTTGGGAATCGCTACGCTTGTAGTCAAACGG CTGATTGAACGTGCTGGCCGTGCCTCAGAGGATGAGAAGGTGGAGCAGAAGATGGTGGAAAGCTGGGAAGAGCTAGCCTCTGCCTCCCCTACGCTGATCGGAAAGAGCCTAGAAGGCGTTGTCATGAAAGAGGTTGCCAAGGCAGCCAAACAGCAGCGAG CCGATCTTTGCGAGAAATCTAGTCTGGATATTCAACCCAAATCGGATGTCAAACCCAAGAAACTCCAGTTATGTGCCCTCACTCTACAG GAGCGCTTGCTGCAGTTCTACTACACGCGAGCACAGCTGAGTCCAGTGGAGGTGCGCAGGGTTCAATCCCTGGCTCTGGACATCTGCACGGAGATCCAGGGCTTCCTCCACACCCGCCACCCTGACATGCCTCTGGGGGAGATGAGCCTGGGAGGCTCCTTGCTGGACGACCTGGAG GTGGTGAGGGCAGACCACGCATGCCTGCTGGTGCCCCTACAAGTGGAGGCGTCACTGTGGCGTCTCATCCCCGGAGAGGAGACCCTTCTGACCCATCCGCTGCACTGGATGGTCCGACGGATCAACCTGGAGTACTTCCCCCGTGGGCGGAGCTACTGGGACAG GTTCCTGGTCGGGGGCTACTTGTCCTCCGAAGCTCTGGTGAACATGTTAAGCAAGACCGTCATGGAAACCATGAACTGGCCGTCCATCAGCAGCCATCTGGACTGCCTGGTCAGGCCAGTGCTGGGAGGACCAGAACTTAGCCTTGAGATacg GCCTGAGGatccagagggaggaggaaaaggCAGCGGTACGCCTCCTCTCTTCATTTCCATGATACCGGTCCTGAGGGAGGAAGACGTGGTCCTGACCGGCCAGCCGCAGCTCACCACTCCCTGGGTCAACGCCTGGCACCTCTCCCTCTACCCGTGGGAGACCCGGCGCCTGGCTCAGCTCGACGAGTCTGACAGCGGCTGTCGCAGGAACGTCCTCAAGACCCTCAAGGCGGTGTGCAAGCTGAACCCCGCCCTCAGGCCCATGCCCTCCGCCCCATTGGCCAATCTCATCCTCCACCTCAGCGAACGGGAGAGTGATTGGTCGGATGGCAGCCTGGAAGTGCGCTTTCAGCAGTGCATCACGGAGCTGATTGGTTATCTGGAGCAAGGCGCGCTGCACAGTTACTTCAAGCCAGTGGTCAATCTGCTGGGCAGCCTGTCGGAAGACCAGGTTGACCAGATGGGCTTCATGCTCTACTGTGCTATGTCTGAGCCTGAAATACTGCTCATATAG
- the zgc:112980 gene encoding uncharacterized protein zgc:112980 isoform X2, with amino-acid sequence MDEVIIILSEDEDPCCDTALNDSSVLFVEVKENVVQDRPLSAQALEEDLVVTFSKRAEVLPHARYDCPLYPFTRAEYVKSGPIDSNHQFCEQCFCYVCDKLASLCPLWCVNKECHCNSHQRSGTWSRLRNSADLGHLLAFDFSLSDVDSKLQLAERLLGSFRKELQVEFSCFVRGKMLSDNNSLRPHMNGLVHDYTPVYGCVTSFLNKAERQEGKVAAIMSLGAAKDFSSHYQPSGIVLSKCPKANAMEAIRILLQRVMVSVQRLMVMSDLPSDFIHKLQRFALCLNMPVTVGNTRNSLCVRPWDDVLLVSVLKGQNVTGIRKQRSKKDILAEPISVVLMRSELLQSQCRYRELCRYLCVVIQTDNSTLFKAMRDLVALFMCMEGDFSLALSEVSIAAPRFSPALFRLYLRIFETATAPRVHISPQTPFDLPGAEWGPIQGAVPLRRGELVKFALRVQRCCAAVNADAQCWSDLLTIVNNPRDSPSALPEPGPEFLNDAKTLSLEILTQGVGLWTSIQIPKSFIEVNPDHALLLLVTAALMLRILSGPLSPMLHVIQNFKDNPWVLQWLLQNLSLYDQDSNLIQSIQQELGIIGDQASPVPLEHHSPPRPSTSPVVWDHTYCESLYQSTDLAVSLCVSGCHTVSRHWLCYALLTVTFLFEQAVRSLSKPCVPKVQSQP; translated from the exons ATGGATGAGGTGATAATTATCCTCAGTGAAGACGAGGACCCGTGTTGTGATACCGCACTCAACGACTCCTCCGTCCTCTTCGTGGAAGTTAAGGAAAACG TTGTGCAAGATAGACCATTGTCTGCCCAGGCTTTGGAAGAAGACCTAGTAGTTACCTTCTCCAAACGGGCTGAAGTGTTGCCTCATGCACGCTATGATTGTCCATTATATCCCTTTAC GCGTGCAGAATATGTGAAGAGCGGCCCAATCGACAGCAACCACCAATTCTGTGAACAGTGTTTCTGCTATGTTTGTGATAAACTAGCATCGCTG TGTCCTTTGTGGTGTGTCAATAAAGAGTGTCACTGTAACAGCCACCAGAGAAGCGGTACCTGGAGCAGACTCCGAAACTCTGCAGATCTTGGACATTTACTTGCATTTGACTTCTCATTGTCAGATGTAGACAGTAAACTGCAGCTTGCTG aAAGGCTACTGGGGAGCTTCAGAAAGGAGCTTCAAGTAGAGTTCTCCTGTTTCGTCCGGGGAAAGATGCTTTCGGATAACAACAGTTTACGTCCTCACATGAATGGTCTGGTTCATGA TTACACACCAGTGTACGGATGTGTGACATCTTTCCTGAacaaggcagagagacaggaaggaaAAGTTGCTGCCATCATGAGCTTGGGAGCAGCCAAGGACTTTTCTTCCCACTACCAACCTTCAGg GATTGTGTTGTCAAAGTGTCCTAAAGCTAACGCCATGGAAGCCATAAGAATACTCCTACAAAG AGTGATGGTCTCTGTTCAGCGGCTGATGGTGATGTCTGATTTACCATCTGATTTCATCCACAAGCTGCAGCGCTTTGCCCTGTGCCTGAATATGCCTGTAACCGTAGGAAACACaaggaacag CCTATGTGTGCGTCCTTGGGACGACGTGCTGCTGGTCTCGGTCCTCAAGGGGCAGAACGTGACGGGGATCCGTAAGCAGAGGAGCAAGAAAGACATCCTGGCGGAACCAATCTCTGTGGTCCTCATGAGGTCGGAGCTGCTACAGTCTCAATgcag GTACAGGGAGCTGTGCCGCTACCTTTGTGTGGTGATCCAAACTGACAACTCCACGCT gTTCAAGGCGATGCGGGACCTGGTGGCTCTGTTCATGTGCATGGAGGGGGACTTCTCCTTGGCTCTTTCCGAGGTGTCCATCGCCGCCCCCCGCTTCTCCCCAGCGCTCTTCCGCCTCTACCTCCGCATCTTCGAGACGGCGACGGCCCCCCGGGTCCACATCAGCCCGCAGACACCGTTTGACCTCCCGGGGGCCGAGTGGGGACCCATTCAAG gGGCCGTGCCCCTGAGACGTGGGGAGCTGGTCAAGTTTGCTCTGAGGGTTCAGAGATGTTGTGCCGCAGTAAATGCAGAT GCTCAATGCTGGTCCGATTTGCTCACCATCGTTAACAACCCCCGGGATTCACCATCGGCTCTGCCAGAACCCGGCCCTGAATTCCTAAAT GACGCTAAGACTCTTAGCCTGGAGATACTGACTCAAGGGGTAGGATTATGGACCAGCATACAGATTCCCAAATCCTTTATAGAA GTGAACCCAGACCATGCGCTGTTGCTATTGGTTACTGCGGCTCTAATGCTACGGAttttgagtggccccctaagtCCAATGCTTCACGTTATCCAGAACTTCAAG GATAATCCCTGGGTGCTCCAGTGGCTGCTTCAGAACCTCTCACTGTATGACCAGGACTCCAACCTCATCCAGAGCATCCAACAGGAGCTGGGCATCATAG GCGACCAGGCCTCCCCTGTCCCGTTGGAACACCACTCGCCGCCTCGCCCCTCCACCTCACCGGTTGTTTGGGATCA CACATACTGTGAGTCACTGTACCAATCAACTGACCTAGCTGTATCCTTGTGTGTATCTGGTTGCCACACTGTCTCACGTCATTGGTTATGTTATGCATTGCTAACTGTGACTTTTCTTTTTGAGCAGGCAGTCCGGTCTCTGTCCAAACCGTGTGTCCCAAAGGTGCAGTCCCAGCCATGA
- the zgc:112980 gene encoding uncharacterized protein zgc:112980 isoform X1, whose protein sequence is MISFNMDEVIIILSEDEDPCCDTALNDSSVLFVEVKENVVQDRPLSAQALEEDLVVTFSKRAEVLPHARYDCPLYPFTRAEYVKSGPIDSNHQFCEQCFCYVCDKLASLCPLWCVNKECHCNSHQRSGTWSRLRNSADLGHLLAFDFSLSDVDSKLQLAERLLGSFRKELQVEFSCFVRGKMLSDNNSLRPHMNGLVHDYTPVYGCVTSFLNKAERQEGKVAAIMSLGAAKDFSSHYQPSGIVLSKCPKANAMEAIRILLQRVMVSVQRLMVMSDLPSDFIHKLQRFALCLNMPVTVGNTRNSLCVRPWDDVLLVSVLKGQNVTGIRKQRSKKDILAEPISVVLMRSELLQSQCRYRELCRYLCVVIQTDNSTLFKAMRDLVALFMCMEGDFSLALSEVSIAAPRFSPALFRLYLRIFETATAPRVHISPQTPFDLPGAEWGPIQGAVPLRRGELVKFALRVQRCCAAVNADAQCWSDLLTIVNNPRDSPSALPEPGPEFLNDAKTLSLEILTQGVGLWTSIQIPKSFIEVNPDHALLLLVTAALMLRILSGPLSPMLHVIQNFKDNPWVLQWLLQNLSLYDQDSNLIQSIQQELGIIGDQASPVPLEHHSPPRPSTSPVVWDHTYCESLYQSTDLAVSLCVSGCHTVSRHWLCYALLTVTFLFEQAVRSLSKPCVPKVQSQP, encoded by the exons ATG ATATCTTTCAACATGGATGAGGTGATAATTATCCTCAGTGAAGACGAGGACCCGTGTTGTGATACCGCACTCAACGACTCCTCCGTCCTCTTCGTGGAAGTTAAGGAAAACG TTGTGCAAGATAGACCATTGTCTGCCCAGGCTTTGGAAGAAGACCTAGTAGTTACCTTCTCCAAACGGGCTGAAGTGTTGCCTCATGCACGCTATGATTGTCCATTATATCCCTTTAC GCGTGCAGAATATGTGAAGAGCGGCCCAATCGACAGCAACCACCAATTCTGTGAACAGTGTTTCTGCTATGTTTGTGATAAACTAGCATCGCTG TGTCCTTTGTGGTGTGTCAATAAAGAGTGTCACTGTAACAGCCACCAGAGAAGCGGTACCTGGAGCAGACTCCGAAACTCTGCAGATCTTGGACATTTACTTGCATTTGACTTCTCATTGTCAGATGTAGACAGTAAACTGCAGCTTGCTG aAAGGCTACTGGGGAGCTTCAGAAAGGAGCTTCAAGTAGAGTTCTCCTGTTTCGTCCGGGGAAAGATGCTTTCGGATAACAACAGTTTACGTCCTCACATGAATGGTCTGGTTCATGA TTACACACCAGTGTACGGATGTGTGACATCTTTCCTGAacaaggcagagagacaggaaggaaAAGTTGCTGCCATCATGAGCTTGGGAGCAGCCAAGGACTTTTCTTCCCACTACCAACCTTCAGg GATTGTGTTGTCAAAGTGTCCTAAAGCTAACGCCATGGAAGCCATAAGAATACTCCTACAAAG AGTGATGGTCTCTGTTCAGCGGCTGATGGTGATGTCTGATTTACCATCTGATTTCATCCACAAGCTGCAGCGCTTTGCCCTGTGCCTGAATATGCCTGTAACCGTAGGAAACACaaggaacag CCTATGTGTGCGTCCTTGGGACGACGTGCTGCTGGTCTCGGTCCTCAAGGGGCAGAACGTGACGGGGATCCGTAAGCAGAGGAGCAAGAAAGACATCCTGGCGGAACCAATCTCTGTGGTCCTCATGAGGTCGGAGCTGCTACAGTCTCAATgcag GTACAGGGAGCTGTGCCGCTACCTTTGTGTGGTGATCCAAACTGACAACTCCACGCT gTTCAAGGCGATGCGGGACCTGGTGGCTCTGTTCATGTGCATGGAGGGGGACTTCTCCTTGGCTCTTTCCGAGGTGTCCATCGCCGCCCCCCGCTTCTCCCCAGCGCTCTTCCGCCTCTACCTCCGCATCTTCGAGACGGCGACGGCCCCCCGGGTCCACATCAGCCCGCAGACACCGTTTGACCTCCCGGGGGCCGAGTGGGGACCCATTCAAG gGGCCGTGCCCCTGAGACGTGGGGAGCTGGTCAAGTTTGCTCTGAGGGTTCAGAGATGTTGTGCCGCAGTAAATGCAGAT GCTCAATGCTGGTCCGATTTGCTCACCATCGTTAACAACCCCCGGGATTCACCATCGGCTCTGCCAGAACCCGGCCCTGAATTCCTAAAT GACGCTAAGACTCTTAGCCTGGAGATACTGACTCAAGGGGTAGGATTATGGACCAGCATACAGATTCCCAAATCCTTTATAGAA GTGAACCCAGACCATGCGCTGTTGCTATTGGTTACTGCGGCTCTAATGCTACGGAttttgagtggccccctaagtCCAATGCTTCACGTTATCCAGAACTTCAAG GATAATCCCTGGGTGCTCCAGTGGCTGCTTCAGAACCTCTCACTGTATGACCAGGACTCCAACCTCATCCAGAGCATCCAACAGGAGCTGGGCATCATAG GCGACCAGGCCTCCCCTGTCCCGTTGGAACACCACTCGCCGCCTCGCCCCTCCACCTCACCGGTTGTTTGGGATCA CACATACTGTGAGTCACTGTACCAATCAACTGACCTAGCTGTATCCTTGTGTGTATCTGGTTGCCACACTGTCTCACGTCATTGGTTATGTTATGCATTGCTAACTGTGACTTTTCTTTTTGAGCAGGCAGTCCGGTCTCTGTCCAAACCGTGTGTCCCAAAGGTGCAGTCCCAGCCATGA
- the smcr8b gene encoding guanine nucleotide exchange protein smcr8b, producing the protein MIGSPDLLVFRGGEGFVEASHHQDTMPNELSLPLVAPSNPWSTAAQFHRDFILVAEFSEQVGPQPVMTIPDDPLVLGSFDLNHFSVRIMSVDYQAAFPAPANPSAYPGPRINFTEDSRVVMGDSANGAFAYVQHMTLYDLEARGFVRPFCMAYVSSDQGKLMERFGELSACFTRASDSLKTGNRRAFASELQRKLQELEYTRLSLQQGAELPNTAEGTPHVGETDDDELEALERSILNYRELLRQVSSYPNRKLKQPGFLPYDPTDHLADPFSPLPPMAAAAYPPGPTSSVARLERRLKTLEELSDAYFVSVTVEQLTDTERRLRGDRSALHNARLIRDLSRRLPLTNFLFDHWDPDEGQREREQEEEEEKEEKGPWPSLERFFSCTEEPHLGPRVETEGRGSPAAEERGVAEMAGSVSSGDSIEVLGTERSYRTQQAVTGEDHRETAFVRNELCFRHAPPEAACSQRVRAYAIRGISEDSIEVLSTTDSIINPEDLQAITEEDSEDQPTPYSSLDPEPPVLGAGGDEGANSFRDLMEQVTILRDERKEPRRNVRDRGKYLSLRIEGDSLHRGEGSAAQGDTGAGHSAGREPVREDVMPEITAMHQVAERAVAVPSMSPTRLRGETMASDHHVKFSFNLPLSAAWPPPCTRTRTSSVDEASQSTSSSKSPTHTPDVNLLLNQGRKRKAGLRALRFIQQNSFSQHAVFCLLSGRPLIVIGGDESRVRKLVSALALFLPAPGPDRNNVLPFLAKPLQLTDLLTWRLIGLHRTSSATSLAVLHSLARYSRYLALLDLDQRTLRCPTYSGSLIGRIANRHSSICRGRTYLLHLESCLTALANQALLYTFHPVFGRDGDDNVGDGEALLLARGFCSSEDDLRVMRFLSDLIKQYHAGRGPPVLIVSYRPTQIHKHMTAT; encoded by the exons ATGATCGGTTCCCCCGACCTCTTAGTCTTCAGAGGTGGGGAGGGCTTCGTGGAGGCCAGCCACCACCAGGACACAATGCCAAACGAGCTGTCGCTCCCTCTGGTGGCCCCCTCCAACCCCTGGTCCACCGCAGCCCAGTTCCACAGAGACTTCATACTGGTGGCTGAATTCTCAGagcag GTGGGCCCCCAACCGGTGATGACCATCCCGGACGATCCCCTGGTCCTGGGTTCCTTTGACCTCAACCACTTCTCCGTGCGCATCATGTCGGTGGACTACCAGGCGGCGTTCCCGGCCCCCGCCAACCCCTCCGCTTACCCCGGCCCGCGCATCAACTTCACGGAGGACTCCCGGGTGGTGATGGGCGACTCGGCCAACGGAGCCTTCGCCTACGTCCAGCACATGACCCTGTACGACCTGGAGGCGCGGGGCTTCGTGCGGCCCTTCTGCATGGCCTACGTGTCGTCGGACCAGGGCAAGCTGATGGAGCGCTTCGGCGAGCTGTCGGCCTGCTTCACCCGGGCCTCGGACAGCCTGAAGACGGGCAACCGCCGCGCCTTCGCCAGCGAGCTGCAGAGGAAACTTCAGGAGCTTGA GTACACCCGATTGAGTCTGCAGCAGGGGGCGgagcttccgaacaccgccgaggGGACCCCCCACGTTGGCGAGACGGACGACGACGAGCTTGAGGCTCTGGAACGCTCCATCCTGAACTACCGGGAACTCCTGCGACAGGTGTCGTCCTACCCCAACAGGAAGCTGAAGCAGCCCGGCTTCCTGCCCTACGACCCGACCGACCACCTCGCTGATCCTTTCTCGCCGTTGCCCcccatggcggcggcggcctatCCCCCCGGCCCCACCTCCTCCGTCGCCAGGCTGGAGCGGCGGCTGAAGACCCTGGAAGAGCTCAGCGACGCCTACTTTGTGTCCGTCACCGTGGAGCAGCTGACGGACACGGAGCGCCGTCTCCGCGGCGACCGGAGCGCGCTGCACAACGCCCGCTTGATACGCGACCTCTCCAGGAGGCTTCCGCTGACCAACTTCCTGTTTGATCACTGGGATCCAGACGAGGGccagagggagcgagagcaggaggaggaggaggagaaggaggagaaaggaccGTGGCCGAGTCTGGAGAGATTCTTCTCCTGCACGGAGGAGCCCCACCTCGGGCCTCGGGTGGAGACGGAGGGCAGGGGATCCCCCGCCGCGGAGGAGAGGGGCGTGGCAGAGATGGCGGGCAGCGTGAGCAGCGGGGACAGCATCGAGGTGCTGGGAACGGAGAGGTCGTACCGGACCCAACAGGCCGTCACGGGGGAGGACCACAGAG AAACAGCCTTTGTGAGGAATGAGCTCTGCTTCAGACACGCGCCGCCAGAAGCGGCGTGCAGccagcgtgtgcgtgcgtacgcaATCCGCGGCATCAGCGAGGACAGCATCGAGGTCCTCAGTACCACCGACTCAATCATTAACCCGGAGGACCTGCAGGCCATCACGGAGGAGGATTCGGAGGACCAACCGACGCCGTACAGCAGCCTGGACCCGGAGCCACCGGTCCTGGGAGCAGGCGGTGATGAGGGGGCAAACAGTTTCAGGGATTTAATGGAGCAGGTGACGATCCTGCGGGACGAGCGCAAGGAACCGCGGCGGAACGTCAGGGACAGAGGGAAATATTTGTCCCTGCGAATCGAGGGGGATTCACTCCACAGAGGAGAGGGCTCCGCAGCCCAGGGAGATACGGGGGCAGGCCATAGTGCAGGGAGAGAGCCGGTGCGTGAAGACGTCATGCCGGAGATCACAGCCATGCATCAAG TTGCTGAAAGAGCAGTAGCAGTTCCCTCCATGTCTCCGACCCGGCTCAGAGGTGAGACAATGGCGTCGGACCACCACGTGAAGTTTTCCTTCAATCTGCCGCTGAGCGCTGCGTGGCCGCCGCCGTGTACTCGGACCAGGACCTCGAGTGTCGACGAGGCGTCCCAATCCACCAGCTCCTCAAAATCACCTACCCATACACCAGACGTCAACCTCCTCCTTAAccaggggagaaagagaaaggccGGCCTCAGGGCTCTGAGATTCATCCAGCAGAACTCGTTTTCCCAGCATGCCGTGTTTTGTCTGCTCAGTGGCCGGCCACTGATAGTGATTGGAGGAGATGAGAGTCGTGTGAGGAAGTTGGTTTCGGCGCTCGCCCTGTTCCTGCCCGCACCCGGTCCAGATAGGAACAATGTGCTGCCTTTCTTAGCCAAGCCCCTTCAACTGACGGACCTGCTCACATGGAGGCTCATTGGCCTACATAG AACTTCCTCTGCCACATCATTGGCTGTTCTCCACTCTCTGGCTCGATACAGCCGTTACCTGGCCCTGCTGGACCTGGATCAGAGGACGCTGCGTTGCCCGACCTACTCAGGCTCCCTGATTGGCCGAATAGCTAACCGTCACTCCAGCATATGCAGGGGCAGGACATATCTGCTCCACCTGGAGAGCTGCTTGACCGCCCTGGCCAATCAGGCGTTGCTGTACACGTTTCATCCAGTCTTTGGTCGTGACGGGGATGATAACGTTGGTGATGGAGAAGCCCTGCTTCTGGCGCGCGGGTTCTGCAGCAGTGAGGACGATCTGAGAGTGATGCGTTTCCTGTCTGATTTAATCAAACAGTACCATGCAGGGCGTGGCCCACCGGTCCTGATTGTGTCTTACAGACCGACGCAGATCCACAAACATATGACTGCGACATAA
- the zgc:112980 gene encoding uncharacterized protein zgc:112980 isoform X3 yields the protein MISFNMDEVIIILSEDEDPCCDTALNDSSVLFVEVKENVVQDRPLSAQALEEDLVVTFSKRAEVLPHARYDCPLYPFTRAEYVKSGPIDSNHQFCEQCFCYVCDKLASLCPLWCVNKECHCNSHQRSGTWSRLRNSADLGHLLAFDFSLSDVDSKLQLAERLLGSFRKELQVEFSCFVRGKMLSDNNSLRPHMNGLVHDYTPVYGCVTSFLNKAERQEGKVAAIMSLGAAKDFSSHYQPSGIVLSKCPKANAMEAIRILLQRVMVSVQRLMVMSDLPSDFIHKLQRFALCLNMPVTVGNTRNSLCVRPWDDVLLVSVLKGQNVTGIRKQRSKKDILAEPISVVLMRSELLQSQCRYRELCRYLCVVIQTDNSTLFKAMRDLVALFMCMEGDFSLALSEVSIAAPRFSPALFRLYLRIFETATAPRVHISPQTPFDLPGAEWGPIQGAVPLRRGELVKFALRVQRCCAAVNADAQCWSDLLTIVNNPRDSPSALPEPGPEFLNDAKTLSLEILTQGVGLWTSIQIPKSFIEVNPDHALLLLVTAALMLRILSGPLSPMLHVIQNFKDNPWVLQWLLQNLSLYDQDSNLIQSIQQELGIIGDQASPVPLEHHSPPRPSTSPVVWDHTYCSPVSVQTVCPKGAVPAMIVPT from the exons ATG ATATCTTTCAACATGGATGAGGTGATAATTATCCTCAGTGAAGACGAGGACCCGTGTTGTGATACCGCACTCAACGACTCCTCCGTCCTCTTCGTGGAAGTTAAGGAAAACG TTGTGCAAGATAGACCATTGTCTGCCCAGGCTTTGGAAGAAGACCTAGTAGTTACCTTCTCCAAACGGGCTGAAGTGTTGCCTCATGCACGCTATGATTGTCCATTATATCCCTTTAC GCGTGCAGAATATGTGAAGAGCGGCCCAATCGACAGCAACCACCAATTCTGTGAACAGTGTTTCTGCTATGTTTGTGATAAACTAGCATCGCTG TGTCCTTTGTGGTGTGTCAATAAAGAGTGTCACTGTAACAGCCACCAGAGAAGCGGTACCTGGAGCAGACTCCGAAACTCTGCAGATCTTGGACATTTACTTGCATTTGACTTCTCATTGTCAGATGTAGACAGTAAACTGCAGCTTGCTG aAAGGCTACTGGGGAGCTTCAGAAAGGAGCTTCAAGTAGAGTTCTCCTGTTTCGTCCGGGGAAAGATGCTTTCGGATAACAACAGTTTACGTCCTCACATGAATGGTCTGGTTCATGA TTACACACCAGTGTACGGATGTGTGACATCTTTCCTGAacaaggcagagagacaggaaggaaAAGTTGCTGCCATCATGAGCTTGGGAGCAGCCAAGGACTTTTCTTCCCACTACCAACCTTCAGg GATTGTGTTGTCAAAGTGTCCTAAAGCTAACGCCATGGAAGCCATAAGAATACTCCTACAAAG AGTGATGGTCTCTGTTCAGCGGCTGATGGTGATGTCTGATTTACCATCTGATTTCATCCACAAGCTGCAGCGCTTTGCCCTGTGCCTGAATATGCCTGTAACCGTAGGAAACACaaggaacag CCTATGTGTGCGTCCTTGGGACGACGTGCTGCTGGTCTCGGTCCTCAAGGGGCAGAACGTGACGGGGATCCGTAAGCAGAGGAGCAAGAAAGACATCCTGGCGGAACCAATCTCTGTGGTCCTCATGAGGTCGGAGCTGCTACAGTCTCAATgcag GTACAGGGAGCTGTGCCGCTACCTTTGTGTGGTGATCCAAACTGACAACTCCACGCT gTTCAAGGCGATGCGGGACCTGGTGGCTCTGTTCATGTGCATGGAGGGGGACTTCTCCTTGGCTCTTTCCGAGGTGTCCATCGCCGCCCCCCGCTTCTCCCCAGCGCTCTTCCGCCTCTACCTCCGCATCTTCGAGACGGCGACGGCCCCCCGGGTCCACATCAGCCCGCAGACACCGTTTGACCTCCCGGGGGCCGAGTGGGGACCCATTCAAG gGGCCGTGCCCCTGAGACGTGGGGAGCTGGTCAAGTTTGCTCTGAGGGTTCAGAGATGTTGTGCCGCAGTAAATGCAGAT GCTCAATGCTGGTCCGATTTGCTCACCATCGTTAACAACCCCCGGGATTCACCATCGGCTCTGCCAGAACCCGGCCCTGAATTCCTAAAT GACGCTAAGACTCTTAGCCTGGAGATACTGACTCAAGGGGTAGGATTATGGACCAGCATACAGATTCCCAAATCCTTTATAGAA GTGAACCCAGACCATGCGCTGTTGCTATTGGTTACTGCGGCTCTAATGCTACGGAttttgagtggccccctaagtCCAATGCTTCACGTTATCCAGAACTTCAAG GATAATCCCTGGGTGCTCCAGTGGCTGCTTCAGAACCTCTCACTGTATGACCAGGACTCCAACCTCATCCAGAGCATCCAACAGGAGCTGGGCATCATAG GCGACCAGGCCTCCCCTGTCCCGTTGGAACACCACTCGCCGCCTCGCCCCTCCACCTCACCGGTTGTTTGGGATCA CACATACT GCAGTCCGGTCTCTGTCCAAACCGTGTGTCCCAAAGGTGCAGTCCCAGCCATGATTGTACCT ACCTGA